In Bacteroidota bacterium, a single window of DNA contains:
- a CDS encoding TonB-dependent receptor, whose protein sequence is MHRLAVLFFLFLSLHLSAQEKGSIEGFVRDAGSGLPLSDANITLEPSHRGATSDAMGWFSIPGIKPGEYTLSVRFLGYVDQNSKVTVNPGRKSRMEISLNRTSVNMGEVVIQAEKPPEVEDEPIRIATIPASRIEALPALQITGVMDLVSGVNVYNPLGIFSSKTIVSMRGLSGNDQSRVLVLMDGIPLNKADGGSVNWNQINKDRIENVRILKGPGQARYGGGAMGGVIEMTTKKPSDKLEGFVKAEYGTYNTFGGDANLSGKYNFDRKLSGLYWSLDGFASMSDGYITEAEEFTEEGDSILVPTFLKEYNITGKLGMEFRKGHSAEIQTGYYDDIRGNGVEVFEEYGAYSEHDTYFNMLRYKKKGNFLDYDIDIYSIQEYYDRIYEYMNEGEYMLYDVDARRGDLGANGNLSYRRFRQHNIMAGFEMKHGMVNATDTYYTSTDIIHNAGKMNTWAFYLQDDIRFAGEKLHLYAGLRYNFARYYDGLYSIEYPSYSIKFMTSFQDTAMAERQWQALCPGLSLQFQPNEEKRIYISASRGFRAPILDDMTRTGKKKGSFAISNPDLKPELLDNYEIGGDLILFGKLTLGASVYYSIGHDFMYYVSTGDSVNMGYKIAPVFQKRNISKVEIYGAEADVEYRMFSFLTGFLNYSYSHSTIRDYEMTNPEVDTDLTGKHLTDVPDHKLTAGLAFRSHGWTGTITMKYIGKRWINDQNIVDTEYLLTDQYPAYTIFSAKVEKRFFNSFMVGASIDNIFDVIYIEDLTQRPPGRFIMVQAGYYF, encoded by the coding sequence ATGCACAGACTGGCGGTATTGTTCTTCCTTTTTCTATCATTACACCTTTCGGCCCAGGAAAAAGGAAGTATTGAAGGTTTTGTGAGGGATGCAGGAAGCGGGTTGCCACTGTCTGATGCAAACATCACTCTGGAACCATCCCATCGCGGAGCCACTTCCGATGCGATGGGATGGTTTTCTATTCCCGGCATTAAGCCGGGGGAATACACGCTTAGCGTCCGTTTCCTGGGTTATGTAGATCAAAACTCAAAGGTAACCGTCAATCCGGGAAGGAAAAGTCGTATGGAAATATCATTAAACCGGACTTCGGTAAACATGGGAGAAGTGGTGATCCAGGCTGAAAAACCACCCGAAGTTGAAGATGAGCCAATCCGGATAGCCACCATCCCCGCAAGCAGGATAGAAGCCTTACCGGCGCTGCAGATCACCGGCGTGATGGACCTTGTCTCCGGTGTAAATGTTTACAATCCCCTGGGGATCTTTTCCAGCAAAACCATAGTGAGTATGCGGGGCCTTTCCGGGAATGATCAGTCGAGGGTGCTCGTGCTGATGGATGGAATCCCTCTGAACAAAGCCGATGGCGGCTCGGTTAACTGGAACCAGATCAATAAGGACAGGATAGAGAACGTGCGTATCCTCAAAGGACCGGGCCAGGCCAGGTACGGCGGAGGCGCTATGGGAGGCGTTATCGAAATGACCACCAAAAAGCCTTCAGATAAACTGGAAGGGTTCGTAAAAGCAGAATATGGCACCTACAACACATTCGGCGGGGATGCGAACCTGTCGGGCAAATACAACTTTGACCGGAAACTGAGCGGCTTGTATTGGAGCCTCGACGGATTTGCCAGCATGAGCGACGGATATATCACCGAAGCAGAAGAATTCACCGAAGAAGGGGACTCTATCCTGGTTCCAACTTTTTTGAAAGAATACAATATCACCGGCAAACTTGGAATGGAATTCAGGAAAGGGCACAGCGCAGAGATACAGACCGGGTACTATGATGACATCCGTGGTAATGGTGTTGAAGTGTTTGAAGAATACGGTGCATACTCCGAACACGACACCTATTTCAACATGCTAAGATATAAGAAGAAAGGCAATTTCCTGGATTATGACATAGACATTTATTCCATACAGGAATATTATGACCGCATCTACGAATACATGAATGAAGGGGAATACATGCTGTATGATGTAGATGCAAGGCGTGGCGACCTGGGTGCGAACGGAAACCTTTCATACCGGCGCTTCCGCCAACATAACATCATGGCGGGATTTGAGATGAAGCACGGTATGGTGAACGCCACCGACACATATTACACCTCAACAGACATCATTCACAACGCGGGAAAAATGAACACCTGGGCATTTTATCTTCAGGATGACATCCGCTTTGCAGGAGAAAAGCTGCATCTGTATGCCGGGTTGCGGTATAACTTTGCCCGCTATTACGATGGTTTGTATTCCATCGAATACCCCTCTTACTCCATCAAATTCATGACATCCTTCCAGGATACGGCCATGGCGGAAAGGCAGTGGCAGGCTCTGTGTCCGGGGCTTTCCCTGCAATTCCAGCCCAACGAAGAAAAAAGGATATACATTTCGGCTTCACGCGGCTTCAGGGCACCCATCCTGGATGATATGACGCGAACAGGCAAGAAAAAAGGCAGCTTCGCCATTTCAAATCCCGACCTCAAACCCGAACTGCTTGATAACTATGAAATTGGTGGTGATCTTATCCTGTTTGGTAAACTCACCCTGGGGGCTTCCGTTTATTATTCTATCGGTCACGACTTTATGTACTACGTGAGTACAGGAGACTCAGTAAATATGGGGTATAAGATCGCACCGGTCTTCCAGAAAAGAAACATCAGCAAGGTGGAAATTTACGGAGCAGAAGCCGATGTAGAATACAGGATGTTCAGCTTCCTGACCGGATTCCTGAATTATTCCTACAGCCACTCGACGATCAGGGATTATGAAATGACCAACCCGGAAGTCGATACAGACCTTACCGGCAAACACCTTACCGATGTGCCGGATCACAAGCTCACCGCCGGTTTGGCTTTTCGCAGCCATGGCTGGACAGGGACAATTACCATGAAGTATATCGGCAAACGATGGATTAACGACCAAAACATTGTTGATACGGAATACCTGCTGACCGATCAATATCCTGCCTATACCATCTTCAGTGCTAAAGTGGAGAAACGCTTCTTCAACTCCTTCATGGTTGGCGCCAGCATCGATAATATCTTCGATGTTATATACATCGAAGATCTCACCCAACGGCCACCGGGCAGGTTCATTATGGTGCAGGCGGGGTATTACTTTTGA
- a CDS encoding T9SS type A sorting domain-containing protein, giving the protein MKRTLLFALLMIFLGLPAMLVSQDVITGYTFPTGDTATDIYPNLGLGSNSNYYISAEDTTAHPNTVQRPISFTDGASDFAATASGWDGGEFAKLWSIKFKADGYENLKVSSKQYSDGTFPGPRDFKIQARKSGSDFVDLSGGNISVSNDWITGVATDVALPPEFNDPGSTSLYIRWIMTSNMDINGNTVMETGISKIDDVIVTGTSLSGIEETLYDSRFSFSPNPVTQGMVTISSKDGLEEIRIFDIQGKEVMIAKDDLTRIDVSTLKPGVYFIMPVFSENLNTAPQRMIIQ; this is encoded by the coding sequence ATGAAAAGAACATTACTGTTTGCGTTATTGATGATCTTCCTGGGATTACCGGCTATGCTGGTTTCACAGGATGTTATTACCGGTTATACTTTCCCTACAGGGGATACGGCAACCGACATTTACCCCAACCTTGGCCTGGGAAGTAATTCTAATTATTACATTTCAGCAGAAGACACAACGGCTCATCCCAACACGGTGCAAAGGCCCATCAGCTTCACCGACGGAGCCAGCGATTTCGCTGCAACTGCCAGTGGATGGGACGGTGGAGAATTTGCCAAACTTTGGTCCATCAAATTCAAAGCCGATGGCTATGAAAACCTGAAGGTTTCTTCCAAACAATACTCCGACGGCACATTCCCCGGTCCGCGCGATTTCAAGATCCAGGCCAGAAAGAGCGGTTCCGACTTCGTTGATCTTTCGGGAGGGAATATTTCCGTTTCGAACGACTGGATTACCGGCGTAGCTACAGACGTCGCCCTGCCTCCCGAATTCAATGATCCCGGTTCCACATCACTGTATATCCGGTGGATCATGACCAGCAACATGGATATCAACGGCAACACTGTCATGGAAACCGGTATTTCGAAAATCGATGACGTGATCGTCACAGGAACCAGCCTGAGTGGAATCGAAGAGACACTTTACGACAGCCGCTTCTCCTTCTCCCCTAACCCGGTTACCCAGGGCATGGTTACCATCAGCAGCAAGGATGGATTGGAAGAAATCAGGATTTTCGACATCCAGGGAAAAGAAGTGATGATCGCAAAAGATGATCTGACCCGCATCGATGTAAGCACCCTTAAACCGGGGGTTTATTTCATCATGCCTGTTTTCTCTGAAAATCTTAACACTGCTCCTCAGCGGATGATCATTCAGTAA